The following proteins are co-located in the Halarcobacter sp. genome:
- a CDS encoding DUF6726 family protein — MIKYIFMILVLIIFNGCVVGDTIALPFRVTGAVVNVVAPDVVGDTISTTGNSIDTAIPF; from the coding sequence GTGATAAAATATATTTTTATGATATTAGTATTGATAATTTTTAATGGTTGTGTCGTTGGAGACACTATTGCTCTTCCATTTAGAGTTACTGGTGCTGTAGTCAATGTTGTTGCACCTGATGTAGTTGGAGATACAATATCTACAACAGGAAATAGTATTGATACAGCTATACCCTTTTAG
- the fliP gene encoding flagellar type III secretion system pore protein FliP (The bacterial flagellar biogenesis protein FliP forms a type III secretion system (T3SS)-type pore required for flagellar assembly.) has translation MKIFITLLIFTISLFAAEEQVPIINLSVAALEEPAQFVKTINIAIILVLLVLAPTLLLMITSFTRLIIVFSLLRQAMGLQTTPPNQIIISLSLILTIFIMEPYAKKSWDDAIKPYMDETIGYEVAFERGVKPFKEFMIKNTREKDLALFYRIKNEENPKNIDAVPLTLLMPAFVVSELKTAFEIGFLIFLPFLVIDIIVASILMSLGMMMLPPVMISLPIKIIFFIVIDGWALIIGNLAQSFK, from the coding sequence TTGAAAATATTCATTACTTTATTAATTTTTACAATCTCATTATTTGCAGCAGAAGAACAAGTGCCAATAATTAACCTTTCAGTAGCTGCTTTAGAAGAACCTGCACAATTTGTAAAAACAATTAATATAGCTATAATACTTGTACTTTTAGTACTTGCCCCTACCCTTCTTTTAATGATTACTAGTTTTACAAGACTAATAATTGTATTTTCATTATTAAGGCAAGCGATGGGATTACAAACTACACCTCCAAATCAAATAATTATCTCTTTGTCTCTTATACTTACAATTTTTATTATGGAACCTTATGCAAAAAAATCTTGGGATGATGCGATAAAACCCTATATGGATGAAACTATAGGATATGAAGTTGCTTTTGAAAGAGGAGTTAAACCCTTTAAAGAGTTTATGATAAAAAATACAAGAGAAAAAGATTTAGCACTTTTTTATAGAATAAAAAATGAAGAAAACCCTAAAAATATTGATGCAGTACCATTAACTTTATTGATGCCTGCATTTGTCGTAAGTGAATTAAAAACTGCCTTTGAGATTGGATTTTTAATCTTTTTACCCTTTCTAGTTATTGATATTATTGTAGCTTCTATTCTTATGTCTTTGGGTATGATGATGCTTCCACCTGTTATGATATCCTTACCTATTAAAATCATATTTTTTATTGTGATTGATGGTTGGGCGTTGATTATAGGAAATCTGGCCCAGTCCTTTAAATAA
- the mrdA gene encoding penicillin-binding protein 2 translates to MKRLNLIFIIIFIILITLLSRVYFLSIKSNTYYEELSKRNYIKKIYKVPNRGIIKDRNGVPLAMNKLGFSINIRPHLRSYKKKHILDDLVNLINENFPKYSKDSLYKEYKKLDSNYKHDFVKIVEFIPYEEFFDKYTLFNSNDDIEIKSEVKRVYPEGKNASHIIGYVGRASKIDIQNNEFSKHSGIIGKNGLEKYYNKELQGKLGEKTVKVNALNKEVEVLDEKDPSSDNDLTISIDIELQKYIQEIFGNDSGAIIVMDARNGEILSAGSYPEFDNNIFVDGISIDAWNKMKNDFNHPFTNKLINGLYPPGSVIKMGIALSFLDNGIKPDYEIYDSGFIQIGNRKFRDWKPTGHGKVGFVKAIKESCDTFFYKGSLLVGINKISKSLRNYGIGEETGIDLVNEFYATNPNKDWKEKKYNQPWYIGDTINASIGQGYMTVTPMQIARYTAFLATGKLPRPHFSKLNYEEPKEIEYNKNYMKIIRQGMYEVTNKPKGTAYYHVRESKVTLAGKTGTAQVVTIPQSEKVRMKESELKYYHRSHAWITTYGPYKNPQYVVTVLVEHGGHGGSAAGHVVSKIYNKLEELGYIKN, encoded by the coding sequence TTGAAAAGATTAAACTTAATATTTATAATAATTTTTATCATATTAATAACACTTCTTTCTAGAGTTTATTTTTTAAGTATTAAATCAAACACTTATTATGAAGAGTTATCAAAAAGAAACTATATAAAAAAAATCTACAAAGTTCCAAATAGAGGAATTATAAAAGATAGAAATGGCGTACCTTTAGCTATGAATAAATTGGGCTTTTCAATAAATATTAGACCCCATTTAAGATCTTACAAGAAAAAACATATTTTAGACGACTTAGTTAATTTAATAAATGAAAATTTTCCTAAATATTCAAAAGATAGTTTATATAAAGAGTATAAAAAGTTAGATTCTAACTATAAGCATGATTTTGTAAAAATTGTTGAGTTTATTCCTTATGAAGAATTTTTTGATAAATATACCTTATTTAATTCAAATGATGACATCGAAATAAAATCAGAAGTAAAAAGAGTATATCCTGAAGGGAAAAATGCTTCACATATAATTGGATATGTAGGAAGAGCTTCAAAAATAGACATACAAAATAACGAATTTTCAAAACATAGTGGAATAATTGGTAAGAATGGTCTAGAAAAATACTATAACAAAGAATTACAAGGAAAACTTGGAGAAAAAACTGTTAAAGTTAATGCTTTAAACAAAGAAGTTGAAGTATTAGATGAAAAAGATCCTTCATCAGATAATGATTTAACTATTTCTATTGATATTGAACTTCAAAAATATATTCAAGAAATATTTGGAAATGATAGTGGGGCAATAATTGTAATGGATGCAAGAAATGGTGAGATATTATCTGCCGGCTCATATCCTGAATTTGATAATAATATTTTTGTTGATGGTATTTCAATTGATGCCTGGAATAAAATGAAAAATGATTTTAATCATCCTTTTACAAACAAACTAATAAACGGTCTTTATCCTCCAGGTTCAGTTATAAAAATGGGAATTGCACTTTCTTTTTTAGATAATGGAATAAAACCTGATTACGAAATCTATGACAGTGGTTTTATACAAATAGGAAATAGAAAATTTAGAGATTGGAAACCTACAGGTCATGGAAAAGTAGGATTTGTAAAAGCGATAAAAGAGAGTTGCGATACCTTCTTTTATAAAGGAAGTCTACTTGTAGGGATCAATAAAATTTCTAAGTCTTTAAGAAACTATGGAATAGGAGAAGAAACTGGAATTGATTTAGTAAATGAATTTTATGCTACAAATCCTAATAAAGATTGGAAAGAAAAAAAATATAATCAACCTTGGTATATAGGTGATACAATTAATGCTTCAATTGGTCAAGGCTATATGACTGTAACACCAATGCAAATTGCAAGATACACAGCATTTTTAGCGACAGGGAAACTTCCAAGACCACATTTTTCAAAATTAAACTATGAAGAACCTAAAGAGATTGAATACAACAAAAATTATATGAAAATTATAAGACAAGGGATGTATGAAGTAACAAATAAACCAAAAGGTACAGCATATTACCATGTAAGAGAATCAAAAGTCACTTTAGCAGGTAAAACTGGTACTGCACAAGTAGTTACTATCCCTCAATCTGAAAAAGTAAGAATGAAAGAGAGTGAATTAAAATATTATCATAGGTCTCATGCTTGGATTACAACTTATGGACCATATAAAAATCCACAATATGTAGTAACTGTCTTAGTAGAGCATGGTGGACACGGAGGAAGTGCCGCAGGTCATGTAGTCAGTAAGATATATAATAAATTAGAAGAGTTAGGTTATATTAAAAACTAA
- the fliW gene encoding flagellar assembly protein FliW has translation MVYEVVVPIDGCKEETEFELTKLDDFFSVITGMETGVTLRLMSFGALKSLAFEFPDDFKEKLDIQNLEELSIFYIFVLQSQVSESSMNIFSPIVINNRSHKMGQIHLNLEELGLESLNNILPKF, from the coding sequence ATGGTTTATGAAGTAGTAGTACCCATTGATGGATGTAAAGAAGAAACAGAATTTGAATTAACAAAATTAGATGATTTTTTTTCTGTAATCACTGGAATGGAAACAGGGGTGACTTTAAGACTTATGAGTTTTGGGGCATTAAAATCATTGGCTTTTGAATTTCCTGATGATTTTAAGGAAAAACTTGATATTCAAAATTTGGAAGAATTATCTATTTTTTATATATTTGTATTACAATCTCAAGTTTCAGAATCTTCAATGAATATTTTTTCTCCAATAGTCATAAATAACAGATCTCATAAAATGGGACAGATTCATCTTAATTTAGAAGAATTAGGACTAGAAAGTCTAAACAATATTTTACCAAAATTTTAA
- the arsC gene encoding arsenate reductase (glutaredoxin) (This arsenate reductase requires both glutathione and glutaredoxin to convert arsenate to arsenite, after which the efflux transporter formed by ArsA and ArsB can extrude the arsenite from the cell, providing resistance.): MSKITILHNPRCSKSRNALAYLEEKGLELNVVKYLVDTPSKEELIKIIEMLNITPRELMRTKEDIYKELNLKDAKSDEVLITAMIENPKLIERPIIIKDNKAVIARPLENIDKIL, from the coding sequence ATGAGCAAAATAACTATTTTACATAATCCTAGATGTTCGAAATCTAGAAATGCTTTAGCATATTTAGAAGAGAAAGGATTAGAGTTAAATGTTGTTAAATATTTAGTTGATACTCCATCAAAAGAGGAACTAATAAAAATAATAGAGATGTTAAATATCACTCCAAGAGAGCTAATGAGAACAAAAGAGGATATTTATAAAGAGTTAAATTTAAAAGATGCAAAATCAGATGAAGTTTTAATTACTGCGATGATTGAAAATCCAAAATTAATAGAAAGACCTATTATAATAAAAGATAACAAAGCTGTTATTGCTAGACCATTAGAAAATATAGATAAGATACTTTAG
- a CDS encoding AAA family ATPase — MENDQEQEKLFNLSGILKKVLYKNDETKYVIAILENNQKICGTYFDTDIEKLLGEEILLKGDWTTHKKYGVQFQFQTLELKEAEIFFFLTKIVKGIGKKFAHELLEEYSEDELVKILNEKPGELLKFKGIKEKKLDKIVSSWNKFKHLRELGTFLSKFGVTSNLINKIYSHFSEVDDLIDKIKKNPYMLINIKGIGFKRADEIAKALGIDPKSEFRINACINYTLREFCDNNGNSSIDKSHLYKLLDEALNFRDEDILYENSITKMLVEEEIFQTKENRLAPSILYYAERRILEFFQRRKDEKNKKIVANFDEYIKKKESSLGFELSEEQKKAVEIINEGSNTLFLIGYAGTGKSTSSRAVLELLEEVVSYDDIITIALSGIASQRISDTTGYNSSTIQSLFVKFEDKEFFPHRVILLDEASMVNSVMFYNLIKKISDDAVFIIVGDDGQLPAIGAGNILADAIKYELAPICKLTKIYRQSENQAIAVIANDIRQGNIPEYSKEYDDFKFINVSINNYYAVKNSLKQTEFSNVRAQISENILNTVLNISTHYIQKYYDYIKQKDISKALTLFQVITPMKAGPLGVENLNMQLQTLFNHSKGKAYKTKLYEFKMSDKVIHIKNENMKAQTMQMYKANSTEYLEKRVFNGQLGLIIKLDFEENQCIVLYPNDDMVVFYDFDDLSSLLSLAYCLTIHKTQGMEYENALIPMSFSHYIMHNTKLLYTAITRAKDMCFIVGEEDAFKSACKRIETTRRESVINDLLSKKL; from the coding sequence ATGGAAAATGACCAAGAGCAAGAAAAACTTTTTAATCTAAGTGGTATATTAAAAAAGGTTCTTTATAAAAATGATGAAACAAAATATGTAATTGCAATCTTAGAAAACAATCAAAAAATATGTGGAACTTATTTTGATACTGATATTGAAAAACTGCTAGGAGAAGAGATTCTTTTAAAAGGTGATTGGACTACCCATAAAAAATATGGTGTTCAATTTCAATTTCAAACTTTAGAGTTAAAAGAAGCAGAGATATTTTTCTTTTTAACAAAAATAGTAAAAGGTATAGGAAAAAAGTTTGCTCATGAGTTGTTAGAAGAGTACTCTGAAGATGAATTAGTTAAGATTTTAAATGAAAAACCTGGAGAACTCCTAAAGTTTAAAGGGATAAAAGAAAAAAAACTTGACAAGATAGTCTCTTCATGGAATAAATTTAAACATTTAAGAGAGTTAGGAACTTTTCTTTCAAAATTTGGAGTTACTTCAAATCTTATAAATAAAATATATTCTCATTTTAGTGAAGTTGATGATTTAATAGATAAAATTAAAAAAAATCCATATATGCTTATAAATATTAAAGGTATAGGATTTAAAAGAGCAGATGAAATAGCAAAAGCATTAGGAATTGACCCTAAATCTGAGTTTAGAATAAATGCTTGTATAAATTATACTTTAAGAGAATTTTGTGATAATAATGGAAACTCTTCAATTGATAAGTCACATTTATATAAACTTTTAGATGAAGCTTTAAACTTTAGAGATGAAGATATTTTATATGAAAACTCAATAACTAAAATGTTAGTTGAGGAGGAGATATTTCAAACTAAAGAGAATAGATTAGCTCCTTCTATATTATATTATGCAGAGCGTAGAATATTAGAATTTTTTCAAAGACGAAAAGATGAAAAAAATAAAAAAATAGTTGCAAATTTTGATGAATATATAAAAAAGAAAGAGTCAAGTTTAGGCTTTGAATTAAGTGAAGAACAAAAAAAAGCTGTAGAGATTATAAATGAAGGAAGTAATACACTTTTTTTAATAGGTTATGCAGGAACAGGTAAATCTACATCAAGTAGGGCGGTTTTAGAATTGCTTGAAGAAGTGGTTTCTTATGATGATATTATTACCATTGCATTAAGTGGTATTGCAAGCCAAAGAATCTCTGATACAACAGGTTATAATAGTTCAACTATCCAATCACTTTTTGTAAAATTTGAAGATAAAGAGTTTTTCCCCCATAGAGTTATACTTTTAGATGAAGCTTCTATGGTAAATTCAGTGATGTTTTATAATCTTATAAAAAAGATTTCAGATGATGCTGTGTTTATAATCGTTGGAGATGATGGGCAATTACCTGCAATTGGTGCAGGGAATATTTTAGCTGATGCTATAAAATATGAGTTAGCACCTATTTGTAAATTAACAAAAATATATAGACAAAGTGAAAACCAAGCAATTGCAGTAATAGCAAACGATATTAGACAAGGAAATATTCCAGAATATTCTAAAGAGTATGATGATTTTAAATTTATTAATGTTTCTATAAATAATTATTATGCAGTAAAAAATAGTTTAAAACAAACAGAATTTTCAAATGTAAGAGCTCAGATTAGTGAAAATATATTAAATACAGTATTAAATATCTCAACACATTATATACAAAAATATTATGATTATATAAAACAAAAAGATATTTCTAAAGCATTAACTCTTTTTCAAGTTATTACACCTATGAAAGCTGGTCCTTTAGGTGTTGAAAATTTGAATATGCAACTTCAAACACTTTTTAATCATTCTAAAGGAAAAGCTTACAAAACAAAACTATATGAGTTTAAGATGAGTGATAAAGTTATTCATATTAAAAATGAAAATATGAAAGCCCAAACTATGCAAATGTACAAAGCTAATTCAACAGAATACTTGGAAAAAAGAGTATTTAATGGACAATTAGGGCTTATCATCAAACTAGATTTTGAAGAAAACCAATGTATAGTTTTATATCCAAATGATGATATGGTAGTATTTTATGATTTTGATGATTTAAGTTCTTTATTATCTTTGGCATATTGTTTAACTATCCATAAAACACAAGGTATGGAGTATGAAAATGCTTTAATCCCTATGAGTTTTTCCCATTATATAATGCATAATACTAAGTTATTATATACAGCAATTACAAGAGCAAAAGATATGTGTTTTATTGTTGGAGAAGAGGATGCCTTTAAAAGTGCGTGTAAAAGAATTGAAACTACAAGGCGTGAGTCTGTAATAAATGACCTATTATCAAAAAAATTATAG
- a CDS encoding nucleoside recognition domain-containing protein: MDYKQSLNSSLKSAWIIIKLVIPIYIFAEVLYYYNILSYISFLVEPLTSFLDLPKEAALSILSGIFLNLYAAIAFAAPLDLTPKEWTILAVFLGICHSLIVETAVMKKIGLPNGYSILLRLISGVIVAFLVTFLPNELFNGIVSNVIVEKKEYINLLDVLMSSFVDSIKLTIEIIILISLIILFMDYIKSRPFIKKFEKNLSRNFSIFVGVILGITYGAGILIKEAKSSSLTKRDIFFIGTFLMICHAIIEDTLLFVIFNANLYVIVIFRIIAAIIFSLILLKLYDRRVI, encoded by the coding sequence ATGGATTATAAACAAAGTTTAAACTCTTCACTTAAGAGTGCTTGGATTATCATAAAATTAGTTATACCAATTTATATATTTGCCGAAGTCTTATATTATTACAATATTTTGTCTTATATTTCATTTCTAGTGGAACCCTTAACATCATTTTTAGATTTACCTAAAGAAGCAGCACTTAGTATTTTAAGTGGAATTTTTTTGAATCTATATGCAGCAATTGCTTTTGCTGCTCCATTGGATCTAACCCCGAAAGAGTGGACAATTTTAGCTGTGTTTTTAGGTATTTGTCATTCTTTAATTGTTGAAACTGCTGTTATGAAAAAGATTGGATTGCCAAATGGTTATTCGATTTTATTAAGACTTATTAGTGGTGTTATTGTTGCTTTTCTAGTTACGTTTTTACCAAATGAATTATTTAATGGTATTGTTTCAAATGTTATAGTTGAAAAAAAAGAATATATAAACTTATTAGATGTTTTAATGTCATCTTTTGTAGATTCAATAAAGCTAACTATTGAAATAATTATTCTGATATCTTTAATTATCTTATTTATGGATTATATTAAAAGTAGGCCATTTATTAAAAAGTTTGAGAAAAATTTATCAAGAAATTTTTCAATTTTTGTTGGTGTAATATTAGGAATAACCTATGGTGCAGGGATTTTAATCAAAGAAGCTAAAAGTAGTAGTCTTACAAAAAGAGATATCTTTTTTATTGGTACATTTTTGATGATTTGTCATGCTATTATTGAAGATACTTTACTTTTTGTGATTTTTAATGCAAATCTATATGTTATAGTTATATTTAGAATCATTGCTGCGATTATTTTTAGTTTAATTTTATTGAAATTATATGATAGAAGAGTTATTTAG
- a CDS encoding EscU/YscU/HrcU family type III secretion system export apparatus switch protein, producing MQKDNLKKAVALGYDIETDNAPKVVAKGTGSVAKNIIKIAQENEVPIKKDEDLIELLSAIDIDKEIPDSMYKAVSEIFAFIYDLTKIERKKREENFKGY from the coding sequence ATGCAAAAAGATAATTTAAAAAAAGCTGTTGCACTTGGTTATGATATAGAAACAGACAATGCTCCTAAAGTTGTAGCAAAAGGTACTGGAAGTGTAGCAAAAAATATAATCAAAATTGCACAAGAGAATGAAGTTCCTATTAAAAAAGATGAAGATTTAATTGAACTATTGTCTGCAATTGATATTGATAAAGAGATTCCTGATTCAATGTATAAAGCAGTATCTGAAATATTTGCTTTTATATACGATTTAACAAAAATTGAAAGAAAAAAAAGAGAAGAAAACTTCAAAGGATATTGA
- a CDS encoding peptidylprolyl isomerase, producing MISWMQRHKKWLVITIWISTIAFVGAGFVGWGSYDYGSKGGTVAVVGDREVSVDEYQREYSSLYDQYAKIFGEQFNQEMADKLNLKQVAYNMVIQKNLILSFADELGLSVTDEEVAKELVKIPGFIKDGKFDKDTYIKVLNQNRTNPTKFETSLKRDLLLKKVEKIFSIESQKNEIKNLNKLLFSEDDINIEILSLDDVKIETTEEKIKNYWEANKDNYKSQPAVKLQIDEIALTTKSFTDDEISSHYNKFKTDFTKEDGKLKTLEEAKEDVINALNEKATKRVALKHYLKLKKDEEKFEQTIEMVEANLPYGEENNAEILNAVPGDVLKPFIYNGKYLVVKVVNKISPKTLSFEDAKDMAKVDYVKVTKGIELEKLATNKLKDFKGTHVGFVSRNSFNKIEGLNANDALTFLNKLFSSTEKTGKITLADKIVLYRINDSKLASYDETKDEAVKSTMDNLLNQELMNNLVKNLENRYEVQSSINFEE from the coding sequence ATGATAAGTTGGATGCAAAGACATAAAAAATGGCTTGTAATTACTATTTGGATAAGTACAATAGCATTTGTAGGAGCAGGTTTTGTTGGCTGGGGCTCTTATGACTATGGTTCAAAAGGTGGAACTGTAGCTGTTGTTGGAGACAGAGAAGTAAGTGTTGATGAATATCAAAGAGAGTATTCGTCTTTATATGATCAATATGCAAAAATCTTTGGTGAACAGTTTAATCAAGAGATGGCTGATAAATTAAATTTAAAACAAGTTGCATACAATATGGTGATTCAAAAAAATCTTATTTTATCTTTTGCTGATGAATTAGGTCTGTCTGTGACAGATGAAGAGGTTGCAAAAGAACTTGTTAAGATTCCTGGATTTATAAAAGATGGTAAATTTGATAAAGATACATATATAAAAGTTTTAAATCAAAATAGAACAAATCCAACAAAATTTGAAACTTCATTAAAAAGAGATTTATTATTAAAAAAAGTGGAAAAGATATTTAGTATTGAATCTCAGAAAAATGAGATAAAAAACTTAAATAAGCTTTTGTTCTCTGAAGATGATATAAATATTGAAATATTAAGTTTAGATGATGTTAAGATTGAAACTACAGAAGAAAAGATTAAAAACTACTGGGAAGCTAATAAAGATAATTATAAATCACAGCCAGCAGTTAAGTTACAAATTGATGAGATAGCCTTAACTACAAAAAGTTTTACTGATGATGAGATTTCTAGTCATTATAACAAATTTAAAACTGACTTTACTAAAGAAGATGGAAAACTTAAAACTTTAGAAGAAGCAAAAGAAGATGTTATTAATGCTTTAAATGAAAAAGCTACAAAAAGAGTTGCTTTAAAACATTATTTAAAACTTAAAAAAGATGAAGAGAAGTTTGAACAAACTATAGAAATGGTTGAAGCAAACTTACCTTATGGTGAAGAAAACAATGCAGAAATCTTAAATGCAGTTCCTGGAGATGTTTTAAAACCATTTATATATAATGGTAAATATCTTGTTGTAAAAGTTGTAAATAAAATTTCTCCAAAAACCTTATCTTTTGAAGATGCTAAAGATATGGCGAAAGTTGATTATGTAAAAGTTACTAAAGGAATTGAACTTGAAAAGCTTGCAACAAATAAATTAAAAGATTTTAAAGGAACTCATGTAGGTTTTGTTTCAAGAAATTCATTTAATAAAATTGAAGGTCTTAATGCAAATGATGCTTTAACATTTTTAAATAAACTTTTTTCAAGTACTGAAAAAACTGGTAAAATAACTCTTGCAGATAAAATTGTACTTTATAGAATTAATGATTCAAAATTAGCTTCATATGATGAAACTAAAGATGAAGCAGTTAAAAGTACAATGGATAATCTATTAAATCAAGAGTTGATGAATAATTTAGTAAAAAATTTAGAGAATAGATATGAAGTGCAATCTTCAATAAATTTTGAGGAGTAA